In the genome of Brachypodium distachyon strain Bd21 chromosome 3, Brachypodium_distachyon_v3.0, whole genome shotgun sequence, the window ACCAATGTATCGATCGATTTTATGTATGTTTCCTGTAGATCGATAGAGCTTTCGCCGGTGGCCCACGTACAAATCCAGTGGTGGAGAGATTACAATGTTGTTTTTTAACAAAGGAGAGATTACAATGTCCTCGTGGATATATAAATGGATTCATCAATTCGATCTGCCTAACATTTCTGTCGGCTTTTTCCGGTTCCTTTTTAATGCGAGTTTATTGAAACGATCGATCCATGGAGTGCATCCATGCTGAGGATGGTGTTGATGAGATTACTTCTATAGCTAGAAAATCTCATCAATGGCATTACATATCTCACCTTTTTGGGGGGTTTTACTTCCTTTtcctctttgagaggagctgTCATAGATTTAATTGGcaacagttttatcactattgttGTGAAAGAATGCAGTTCGATCTTAAGATTACAACAAGTTCTTTTGGTTAAGAGTTAGTAGTTAATTATAAGATGTCCCGTGCATCATGTACCTCGGAGATGCCCTTCTGCTTATGATCATTTCACAAccgaaacaaaaacaaaatgtgttCAAGTGGCTTCTGAGCATCTTTCCCCCCTAAaacgtatatatatatggtatGTCAGAACACCGCGTACGTTCAAACCAACTTTAATTAGCTGCAACAGTACTGTTCATGAATTGAATATTTTGTTCGTTTGTAAAAGTGCGATTGAATAATTTAGTGCCTCAAGGCATCGATCGTCTGTATATACATTCTTTTTTGTCAACGGACGAACCAAATAAACAAGCAATCTGACAGATAGAATAACTTAGTTGTTAACTGAAGCCAATCAAACAATTTTTCCAATCAGACGATGGACCTCATGTTTATTATTCTTAACTAATCTCCATCATCTTATTCTAATCCGCATCGGGATCGCTGCGGCAGTCACATGCATCACGAAGCTTAACCGCTCGCCGGCTCTTGTAATACTGTACTCATTTGAAAATACTACCACTAGCTAGTACTCCCACAATAAAGTGTCCGGTATTTAGCAGAGAGTTAATTTATACTTAAATcaccgacacttattatggatcgaaagGGGTATTTGAATCACTCAATTCAAATTCACCAACAAGGTATACATCCATGGCCAGTCAAAAAACTGTTGATCAAACACCGTCCTTAATGCGACAATTCGGCGAATTCTACTTGAAACGTGCTATACAAATCCTGCGTTCCAAAAACAGACCCGGAAGATGACCACACGTCAAGGTCGAAACGCGTCGCAAATGGATGTCCCAAAATTCTAACCATCTTAGCTTGCAGCCTCGCATTGCCAGCTGGAGTAGTACTTACATACCATTGCACAGCCCAGACCAAAGACTCCATTGTCCATTGATCTTGTGGGCGCCTCCCTTAATTTCCCGGCAGCTGCTGCCGTGGAAGAAACCAGGACAAGCTAAATTAGCTAGTACTGAATTCACACTACACGGCTTCTGATTTATAAATCGCTTGAGGGACTGGACTTAATTATGGAGATCCAGTCGCCCTTAATCACCGAACGGAGCGTACGAACCAGCAGATCTCCCGGGAATAAAACGGCGATAAATGTAGCGGGTTAGAGCGGGAGGGAGCATCTTACTGGCTGTCGTCCTTCCACACGCCGCCGGCCCCTGTACTTGTTTAATCAAGAACACCATGGAAAAAGTTGGCCAAATGATCTCAAAGTTATTAATttgctccctctctcttcttgTCCCTGCTCAATCATTTATTAGGGGCCGGGAAGGGGAAACCATGGATGATATGAGAAATCATCCATGGGTGGTTTCTCGATTTATTTTGTTCCATTTAATAAACCGATTTCAGTGTCGCAATCTAGCGGTAGCAACGCCAGAGTTCGTACTCGCAATGTAGCGACTACAATGCCGGAGTGTTATATCTTTGAAGCCTCAGGCAATGCGCTCTtttggccttttcttttcacacAGTGGAAGATTTTGTTACTCTCAGACTTTGTGTGTTACACTTGGCGCGCGACAGTGCCACGCTGGCACCATGTCATGTGGAGCCAAGCTGGCGAATCGGCTTGCTATCTGATCTGACtggtgtgtttgtttgttttcaacGGCGTATGCTTGTTCGTTTGTTTGTATTGTAGTTGTTGGATCTGAAAGTTTGGTGgatctgaagtctgaacacaTATAGAATTtggaaggggaggaaggacTACTTGCCCCAGCATATATTCCCCTTCCTCACTTCAATCATTGCTGCCCATTTCGATCTCTACCTGTCTCTCTGCTTATACTTACTCCCGGTTTCTTTGTCGGCACGTCGGCTAGAATCAGAATTACTTACATGAAAATCAACACTAGCGGCCTAGCTTGTTACTACAAACCATGTTAATTATGGAAAAATAACCTTTGATTTCTGTCAAAAGTGTGAGTGTTTGCTGGTTGCTCGATCGATCTTGCCGTTAATTAATCCAGTCCCTGCAGGCAGCAACATGAATGCGTGATAACGATATAGCACAAGTGCTACTACTACGCTTAATTTTAGGACGGCCGTGACAGAACATGGCTGTGGTAGCTACGTATAGCCGGCCGGTGATGTGTAGATTCTCTTGACTTTTGTTTCACTGTACGGACCGAGCGGCAAGGAAAGATGAATTGCTGCTGAGGCCTCACAGGTCAACTTTCCTTTCCTAGCTAGGGCTCCTCGAACCCTAGCATAGCAAAAGCTCAGAGGACGGTGTCTAGGGTGGGAAAAGAAGTAGTACTACCAGTGCTAAAGCTTAATTAGCATATGAGATGGATGGAAGTTACTGTTAGGTGCTGTGTAATCTTTGCAATGTGATATGGTAAATGTGTGTGCCCCACTGCATGTCCTTGTAGAACAAGGTTTGCTGGTTCTAATCACATATGTCTTACTCAATTGTTCTTGTGTAGTTGTGTGTGCCTCCATTCAGAAAAGATGAAGTTGGTTTTGGATGTTATAATTTTCTATCCACGATAACTTATTTAGGCTGGTTTTGGATGTTATAATCACATCTGTCTTATTCAAATGTTCTTGTATGATGTGATGACCTGTTTAGGCTTGTTTGCTGAAAATGGTCCCATTAGGCAGTTGCTGGATTCAATTTCATAATATGATGTTTACTATTCTTTTGATAATCCACTTTTAAAAAATGTAACCATCAAATCATTTATTATGCTCATGTCTATAACATCATCTATACACGAACAGAAAAGAAGCATATCCTTTAGAAGATCGTATGTCCAAAACATCATCTAAAAGTTCATGAAGTTTGGAAGGATGATTGCAACGTTAGGCACAACCGCACAATAACGCATAGCTTGTGCCACATCATGTTGTTCTTCTCCAATctccaaagaagaaaaggtgaCCTACTCACCAGTCACCAGAAACCTATCAGCAATGCACAACTTTGCTGTTGCAGAAACAGTAGTTGAGGTGCTCTCGATCTACATGGAACTTTGAGGTGAAGTCTGGGAGAAGAAACAGTATCTATTGCACTATTGGGGATTTGGGGGCTTTTGAACAGAAAAGATATAAAGACGGAtatcagaaaaaaagaagagcatCTGTAAGATGGCTTTGTACGAGTGACGCTGTAGCTCGACAGGTGTACGCTGTAGCAGCCGTGGAACTGGAACGAGCAATAAAAAGCGTCTACTGCACCTAACATGATTTTATGGTGGACATTGTTTTCTTTAGGAAAAAAAGATTAGCTTTCGGGGACAATGTCTCGGGTGTTTAACGAGTGAAGGAGCAGGAAAGGTTGATGTATACTTTATTCGATTTCACTTGTGCAGAAAATTGCTGAGATGACGGCACCAAGAAATGTGAAATCCGGAGTAGGAAAGGTTGAAACTTTGGCAATTCCCTACTTCAGACTCTAAAATCGTTTGAAATGAGACCTTTAGTTAAGCAGCTGAAATCTCTTCCGAGCATGGATGATGGAATTCAAAGGCGTGTCTTCTTTTTCCAAGGGAAGCACAAATGGTCATTTTCTTTCATACTGGAAATCAAGTTGTAGGACCCCTGATAAAATTTGAGCTAATATTCTGTTGGTCTATGTGACGAAAAGATCTCAAGTGAAGATAACTAAAGAGACTACGCGGATCTGACTACGAAAATATCCTACAGGTCGTAACACCAAATTACAAATTTGAGAAGAGATAGTGTCTAGGCAATCTCAGTTTTCAAATCGAGTTCAACGATCAGTTTACAATCACATGCAGCTTCGCAAACAAATTTTCAAACAGCAACACAACTGAGCAGAAATGATGTTTGGAATGAAGAAAATAAGCAGAAGGCAGTCCAATTCGCACAGGAATAcctcagaaagaaaatatcacACCAAGATAAATTCCCACATATTATGCACACGTCTCACCATATGAGGGAGTCATTAATATTTGGTAAAAGCAGAACCTAAAGGAGAATGCAGCTAGAGGGAATGACAATGAGATCGAGATTGCTGATGTAAACAATATTTGACGCATTAAAGTCGCTGCTGATAGCAAAAAGGTTGACACAATAGGCATCCATTACAGTAGCACAAGGAAGAACAGCCAAATAGTTTCCTACATAATAACCAGAGCAAAACATAGTACCAAAGGACAGACACTCTACTCTTCCTCCTGGCTGCGGAGCCTTGCAAGCTTGTTGGTGACCACGATGTCAAGCTGTGCGGCACGCTCAACAATGTCCTTGCGCTTCTTTGTAGATACGTTATGGGCGATCTCCGCACAGTAGGTCCTGATTGGAAGAAGTGAAGTATACACCAAAGTTAATCCCCGACCATTAGCATGATACATAAGATTGGGCAACAGAGAACTTCAGCTTCAGCATAATTCATAATAGCGGAAGACAATATGAACTTCAGTATAGTGTTCTCGATGCTAATGATCATAATGAGTTGGTAACATGAATTACCTGTTGTGCATCATAAGCAACTCCAGCTCAGAGACATTGTGGACAACAAACTTCTTGAACTTGTTAGGCAGGTAATGCCTTGTTTTCTTGTCAGAACCATAACCAATGTTGGGCATCAAGGTGCATCCCTTGAACTTTCTCCTGACACGGGAGTCAATACCCTTCGGCCTGCGCCAGCTAGTCTGCAAACAGGGGTTGAAATAAGTGTTCAGTTTCATAACATATAAACTACTGAAGGAGAGACGAGTTTCACAGGAAGTTTACAAGTTCTGAAATATAAGAGCAACTAGCACCCTGCTGCTTACAGGATTCTACCATGAATCATTTTATACCAGTCAAAAACAATGTAAAATACTTAACACTACGAGCAGATACCTTGCTATACGATCAGTTTCCGCACCACACAAACAATGGGGATACAGTAATGCATTCAGCGTAGCAACACAAATCGTTCTTGCTGCCAAACATTAatagaacaaaaaaagagTTGAACACCCTAAAAAATGTAACCCACCACACAATTTTTGGGCTTCTTAAGCTCACATTGGGAATTAAGTACTTTTTGTGGAAAGGATCAGCCACAAGGTACTAATCATGCAGAAAACATGGTTTTCTTAAGCTTGCATTGGGAATTAAGTGTTGGGAGAAGTCTAGGCAAGCATTCATACTCGGAATGAAGCCCACGCCTTTTTATCCGACCCACTTCATGATGACATGAAGCAATTGCTGTAGAAAAGGTTGCGACAGCCACAGTGCTATACTTATGCAAGGGCTAGGGCCCTCTTCCTTCAACCCAATGTTCACCAAAGAAAATGTTTTCTTACTCAGACCTTTTACTAAGCCATCATTTCCTTTCTTCCAGCAGCGGCAATGGTAAAACAAAAAGGTGAGAGAGAACACCAGCTAAATTAGAAGTTCGCTACAACCTCCCCACCAAATTCTCACTGATGTACCAAGTTGAACTGGTGGGTTCGATGCTGCCAGCAGAATTCAGTAGTcttactcaaatttgttcgTATCCGAAATGTGACACGACAAACTCCTACACCGATGCATGTAAACAACTGATGCACCATCTGCTCGAATCAATGACAGCAATGATCCATTTCACTGCAACGGCGCCTATGCCACAGTTATATATTTGATATAATTCAACTAATCGTTGGCCGTTGGTGATACTACAAACAGATAGAGATTAGATCATTATACTACGGGAAAGGCCAAGACAAGCGAAACACTGACATACTACGACGAAGCATAATAATCACGATCTAGTCGACGCAGCAACCAAAACATGAGGAAGCTAGATTTCCACTGCACAAATGTCTCAAGGAAGAGGCTACTACCTTGAGGCCGATGTAGCGGTCGCTATGGGCCCTCTTGAACTGCTTGACCCGCTTCTTCACGATCTTCGTGGTCAGCAGCGGCACCGCCATCTCTGATCTGCCGCCCAAAAACAACGCACAGGGTTCGAATCAGACGGAGGAAAGGCAAATCAAACGGGAGTACGAGGAAGAAACTGCGAGCTGCTTGCGACCTTCCAGAGGATGACCCTAACCCTAACgcgaagagaggaggaggacgaagagcggcggcggggttggAATTGCAGAACACGCTTTTTTATACCCTCAGCAAACCCTAGAGACGTGGGCTCTAATGGGCCAGCTCGAAATACTGGGATAAGCCCGTTATGTAGAAGTCAATGGCGCATGTGCTCCATGGGCTAGCTAAGCCCAGCTCCACCCTAAGCTCTCGGATCGCTGTGCCGAGGCGAGAGTCATGGCGGCttccgctcccgccgccgttctccgcCGTCTCAGCGACCGGCTCGGCCTccgtctccgccgcggcctcgcGACGCTCCCCGACTACACGGAGACCGGCGCATCAGCTGATTCGCCGCAGCACCCGAACTCCAAGGACGCCTACTTCGCGGCGGTTCACCACCTTTCCACCATCGTGCGCCGGGACTTCTACCTGGAGCGCACCCTGAACCGgctccgcctcccgtcgccATTCCCGCCGGACCTCGCGCTCCGCGTCATCAAAGCCGCCGCCCCGGCGGAACCCCTCCACGCCGCGCGCTTCCTCGCGTGGCTCCGCGCCAAGCCCAACTTCTCCCCTTCCGCGGAGCACTTCGAcgcccttctccttcccctcgcccgcgcgcgcctctTCACCCACCTCTGGACCCAGGCCTCCGACATGCGCGCGCTCGGCCTCCCGCTCTCTCCGGCCACCTTCTCAGCCGTCATCTCGTCCTACGGCCACTCCCGCCTCCCCGAGCAGGCCGTCGAGGTCTTCAACCGCCTGCCCCATTTCGGGTGCCCGCAGACCACCGAGGTCTACAACGCGCTCCTCGACGCGCTCTGCTCCAACGGCAACTTCGCCGGCGCCTACAAGCTGCTCCGCCGCATGGCGCGGAAGGGCGTGGCCCCCGACCGCGCCACGTTCAGCACCCTCGTCGACGCCTGGTGCGCATcggggaagctccgggaggcGCAGGCGTTCCTCGACGACATGGCCTCCCGCGGGTTCCGGCCGCCGGTGCGTGGCCGGGACCTCCTCGTCGACGGGCTCGTCCGAGCTGGGCGCCTGGAGGAGGCCAAGGCATTCGCCGTCCGTTTCACCAAGGAGGGCGTCCTCCCCGACGTGGCCACATTCAACTCGCTCGCCCAGGCGCTTTGTGATGCTGGTGATGTGAAATTCGCCGTGGGTCTTCTCGCCGATGCTTCCAGCCGTGGCCTCTGCCCGGACATCTCAACGTACAAAGTGATGCTACCGGCTGTTGCCAAGGCTGGCCAGATTGAGGAGGCATTCCGGTTGTTCTATGCGGCTGTTGAGGATGGCCACCGGCCGTTCCCGAGTCTCTATGCAGCTATCGTCAAGGCGCTCTGCAAGGCAGGTCGCTTTGGTGATGCTTTCGCATTTTTTGGTGATATGAAGTCCAAAGGGCACCCACCAAATCGGCCTGTCTATGTGATGCTTGTCAAAATGTGTGTGAGGGGTGGTCGATTCTTGGATGCTGCAAACTACCTTGTTGAGATGAGCGAGGCTGGGTTCGCGCCACGGGTGCCAACATTCAACGCTGTAGTTGATGGGCTACGGCATCTTGGGAAACATGACCTAGCCCAGAGGATGGAGCAGCTTGAGATGTCGCTAAAGGGAAATTGAATGAATCGGGAAGCACATGCAGTGTTCTTGTGCGGTTTGCATTGCGAATTTGATGGTCAAGTGCTGGATTTTCAGGAAGGTAGGTTTGTTGTCTTCGAATTGTCCTTCTTGCCATAAGTCAAAGCTATAGGACTGTGTCTGATATGCCTGTTGATTGATTCATTTGCTTTGGAATGTCAAACGGGAGATAGGAACAATCAGTGAATAAGATCGTCAAATAGCTTCAACTAATATGCTCACAGTTGTGCAATGAAAGTTAACAAGCTCAGTAGTGGTTGATATGTGATTTGTGTTGTTGTATATATTGGTTTTCTTGAAATATCCGTGGTCATATCAGTTTTCGACCATGTGGAACAGGTGCTTTCCTATTCAATTGAATACCAACTTTGTGCTCCATGAAAATCCATATAGGATAAATCCGGGAGCCATGTCACCTGGTATGATTTGAGGGACCAGTTTAGAAATAGTGCTGCCTGCTGACAATGTTTGCTGAAACTTGAAGGCAAGTCATTTATCTTTGTACGGCTAAGGTACATGTGTTGTCCTCTACACATAAGAACAGCACTGCTCTTGGGAAAAGTATGAATTTTAATATTGAGAGAAGATTTCAAGTATTTGAGATTGATAGTGCTTCACCGTTTTGTACAGTGAAGTAGTGAACATTCACAAAGCAACACCAAAACATTTTAGCAGTTCAAGTATTCAAATCAATACACAATGGAAGTCTTCTGTTGATCATGAACAACCATGCGTCAATTCCTACATAGTTGGGTACTTGGGTATGTTGCTATTTATTCATGTATCTCTTGCACCACGGCACCAATACTCTTCTTTAAGGATGTACATGTGAGAATGGCCTACTCGTCCTTTAAAATGATTCTGAAGTCTGCTGCTAGGCTTTTGCATCGCTACCAGTTGTTGATTTATGGTTTCTCCTCTTGTTTGTGCAGTGTTTCAGCTTCACCTTTACCCTTCATGAGCATCGAACACTAGGACTCTCATGCACTTGGTGCCTTGATGGATAGTCCAGCTACCATTGTCTTATGGTGTTCTGAGCTAAGCTACAGTGAGATCGCGAGAACAGGGATATGATCTTCTGACAGGAAACTGAACGGATCAAAACTGAATGAATGTGTGTTCTTGATGTCACGCGACCAAACCAGCCGGGTGTGTGGTGGCTCGACGTTTGCAACTTGACAATGAACCACCGTGTCTCCTGAACAACTTATGTGAGGAACTTCCCTGTGATTTGGGCGAGGGAGGTTGTATTGTGTCTGATTCCTGCCTTCTGCTTAGCAACCCCAGACTCAGAATCAGGGCTTGCTTTAAATGACCATGATTTGCTTGTAACAACTCAGGCAGGACTACGGAGAGGGGGGAGTGCTTTGAAGGCAGGTGCTCAGCTACAACAGAAGACACTGCTGAAGAGTCTTGTAAAAATGCATTCGTGATGCAGATGCTGTAATTAAGTGGAGGTAGCCTGTTCAACTTCCAGCAATGGAAATAGTGTAGGAACTTATTCGGTCCAAAGGAAAGGCTCGTTCTCAAGAGGGACAGGCAAACCTCAAGATCACATTTATCTCTCCACCTGTTTTTACACTGTTTTGCTTTCGTGTTTTGCTTTCGTTACACTGCCAATCTGTCCTGAGAACACTAATGCTAATACTGTAGTTCTTCACTTCGACATTTGCATTTTAGATAGAGTAAAGTCTATTTTAAACCCTGAGTTTGTGAAGGTTGTCTAAGTTGAACCCTGATCTTTGAATCCCTGAAATTAGCGACTTTGTTAATCCCGGTCAATCCTAACTTTATAGTCGTTTGGCGCACCGGGAAAAGGTTGATCCGGACGGGGACTAGATGTTCTCCATTGCTACTCTGAATGACACCCCGGACCCACATGTAAGATTCATCTCTATCCTTTTTCCATCCTAATATTTGCCATTACCTCTCTCTTAAAGTGAGAACGCCCACCAGGTAGTCTTCGCCAAGGTCTACCACGCGCACAGTGGCGGAGCTGCTATAAAGCCAAATGAACCCAATGAAAAAGCTAATTCTTTCACTAATTTAGTCTTTGTTTTGCttatttagtgaaaaattaCACATACTTAAAGGGATCGAAGCCAATTGCCTAATTCTCTAACTTCGCCACTGCGCGCActccctcgccggcggcacggTCGTGGCCGTCAAGGTGCTCGATCTACCCGAGCTGGCCGCCACCAGCCTGGACGCGCCCGTGCTCGGCGAGGTCACCGCCAACGGCATGGACGCAGGGGGAGAGGGAGCGAACTGCTGCTTCTTCGCGTGTTGTTGCTTGAGAGCATCAGTGGAGTGCCAAGCGATGCATACAAGGTGTTTGGTGTAATGCCAAGTCCAGGTGCACATACGGAAGATTGCTAATCAGGCTTTGTCTCTCCTCCTTGTTTTGTTTATTGAGATCCTCTTGTCTACTTCTGCTAAGTGCTAACCCGGCTAACTTCCCTTGTGTAGTTCCGGTGAGATCAAAATTTCTGAAATTATTGTCTTCCACCGAGCAGGGAGAAACGAGGGAGAAACAGActtgagaaagaaagagagtgTGTTCGGGAATGGAGGTTAGAGATGAATCTTACACGTGGGTCAGGATGTCATTGAGGGTAAAGGGACAACAGCTAATCCTGGTCGGGATTGTCCTTCTCCCAACGTGCCAAACAACGGGAAATGACTATAGGTTTAGGATTGACCGGGATTAACAAGGTCGGGGTGCTAATTTTAGAGATTTAAAGATCAGGGTTCAACTTATAGACCCTTTACAAACTCAGCGTTTAAAATAGACTTTACTCTTTTAGATATGGCAAGCACGTGATCTGTGTATATGCGAGTATCGTGATCGAAGCTAGGTATGCAAAGCTAGGTATGCAGTGATTGGCTGTTGTGCTCTTATCGCCGAAGATAGTCCGTGCCATATTCATCAATTTCAATTTCATCTAGGTGACTTCTCTACAATATTTGTGTTTGTGCGTCCAGGATGTATGATTTGCCAAGTGACCATTTTAATTCTGGCCGTCAGTTTTAAACACATACGTGATACGTTTTCAATGAAATCCTGTCTCTGTAGAGTTAAGAGGTGCGGTAGGGTGCATGATAGATTTATGAAATCAACCTAAATACATGACACACCCGTACATGCATGATGCCAAAACTACTTCCTTCTAGGGTTGCAAAAGAGATCCAGCGAAAGGTCCACCTCTGgttcaattctcaaatctcttATGCAAATTTTGAGCTAGAAGTGTGCGGTTCGCAATCAACGGCTTACCCGCATCTACGACTCGAGATGGCATTAGGCACCCATTATTCTCATGCCCGACAGGTTTTTACTATATTAAGATGAGGGATTTGGTACAAATTTTTACTTTTTACTCATGGATACGCAAATAGAAAATTTTATACCCATCTGGTAGAGCGGTGTGAGCATTGTAATGTACAACACATACCCATGTATCCGTACATACATCTGTCATGTTTTTCCCCGTCTTGTAAAAATCTAACATGTTTTTCCCGTCCCGTTTTGACCCCTCCCAATTCAATCCCCTAACGAATCGCACTGTTTGCCGCCTCTAGGGTTCCCGCCTTATTTTcctcaccccccccccctcgccTCCAGTTCAAGTCTcatttccctctccctcccctaACGGATCGCATTGTTTGCCGCCTCCCGGGTTCCCGCCTCAAGCCGTTCCTGCCCTCCACCATCCTGCCGTTCTCGCCACCTTCCCCTACCCTCTGGCCACCTTTAGCTTGGTCGTGGTCCAAGAGTTACTTGCCCCCACATGTGGACACACGCCATTGACCCTAGGATGACAACTACCATAGGCGCTAGGACACGAAGCAATAGCTTATGTCGATGGCAAGCCTATCGCCAGACCTGTGGGGCGACCACCGTCACAAAGACGAGTATATCATGCCTACACTGAGCCTTAATCTGACCCTCATTGTCGGATGCTGCCTTTCGCCTCTCGACGCAATTCAATTCCGTTTTCGCGGCAAATATGGTTATTCTCACATGCAAGTGCCTGTTCAACCTTTCGGGTGACGGGtatgaacttttttttagatttgacAGATGAAAATTTATGATGTTTTCGTACTCAAATCCGACGGGTGCCATCTTGCCCTAGAAGCATATGGGGTCATAGACTTTCCA includes:
- the LOC100838317 gene encoding 60S ribosomal protein L32-1 — its product is MAVPLLTTKIVKKRVKQFKRAHSDRYIGLKTSWRRPKGIDSRVRRKFKGCTLMPNIGYGSDKKTRHYLPNKFKKFVVHNVSELELLMMHNRTYCAEIAHNVSTKKRKDIVERAAQLDIVVTNKLARLRSQEEE
- the LOC100837193 gene encoding pentatricopeptide repeat-containing protein At5g18390, mitochondrial; the protein is MAASAPAAVLRRLSDRLGLRLRRGLATLPDYTETGASADSPQHPNSKDAYFAAVHHLSTIVRRDFYLERTLNRLRLPSPFPPDLALRVIKAAAPAEPLHAARFLAWLRAKPNFSPSAEHFDALLLPLARARLFTHLWTQASDMRALGLPLSPATFSAVISSYGHSRLPEQAVEVFNRLPHFGCPQTTEVYNALLDALCSNGNFAGAYKLLRRMARKGVAPDRATFSTLVDAWCASGKLREAQAFLDDMASRGFRPPVRGRDLLVDGLVRAGRLEEAKAFAVRFTKEGVLPDVATFNSLAQALCDAGDVKFAVGLLADASSRGLCPDISTYKVMLPAVAKAGQIEEAFRLFYAAVEDGHRPFPSLYAAIVKALCKAGRFGDAFAFFGDMKSKGHPPNRPVYVMLVKMCVRGGRFLDAANYLVEMSEAGFAPRVPTFNAVVDGLRHLGKHDLAQRMEQLEMSLKGN